From a region of the Thermomicrobium roseum DSM 5159 genome:
- a CDS encoding zinc-dependent alcohol dehydrogenase, whose translation MLALQIVESVPRYLLAKAVGRWQPAAYWNGLGLLQLRDVPEPRLPTPEWVRITTRYSGICGSDVGLITLHASPTTSPLVSFPFTLGHEVTGQISELGSAVDGFRVGQRVTVNPLLACAARGFREPCSECARGLPNRCLRFREGTIAPGIMIGFCRDTGGGWSASFVAHRAQLIPIPDQLTDEEAVLAEPFGVALHAVLQNRPPDTATVLVLGAGIIGLLTVAALRAIGSQARILVTAKYPFQARAAERLGADLVLLGRTGPALYREIARLTGARVLRARFGRWLVQGGVDQVFDCVGSSRSVHDALTLTRAGGRVVLVGLASDPRNVDWTPIWLREVEIRGSMAYAEEELDGIRASSIAHGVRLMAERRVELGWLVTHRFALAEYQEALATVTGKGANGVIKAVFAFSGGNRV comes from the coding sequence ATGCTCGCGCTCCAGATCGTGGAGAGTGTACCGCGCTATCTCTTGGCCAAGGCGGTCGGTCGCTGGCAACCTGCGGCGTACTGGAACGGCCTCGGGCTTCTCCAGTTACGCGACGTCCCCGAGCCCCGCCTGCCGACACCAGAATGGGTCAGGATCACCACGCGCTACAGTGGGATCTGTGGAAGCGACGTCGGACTGATCACCCTGCACGCCAGCCCGACCACCTCGCCGCTGGTCTCTTTCCCTTTCACGCTCGGCCATGAGGTAACCGGACAGATCAGCGAGCTCGGCTCAGCAGTGGATGGCTTTCGGGTCGGGCAACGCGTCACGGTCAACCCGCTGCTCGCGTGTGCCGCACGCGGTTTTCGGGAACCATGTAGCGAGTGCGCGCGTGGTCTCCCGAACCGCTGTCTCCGCTTCCGCGAAGGCACGATCGCGCCCGGTATCATGATCGGCTTCTGCCGCGACACGGGTGGAGGCTGGAGCGCCAGTTTCGTCGCTCACCGAGCACAGCTGATCCCGATCCCTGACCAGCTGACAGACGAGGAAGCCGTGTTGGCCGAGCCGTTCGGTGTCGCGCTCCATGCAGTGCTCCAAAACCGACCTCCCGACACAGCGACCGTTCTCGTCCTCGGTGCTGGCATCATCGGACTCCTGACGGTCGCCGCACTGCGGGCGATCGGATCGCAAGCCCGCATCCTGGTGACGGCAAAGTATCCGTTCCAAGCCCGAGCTGCCGAGCGACTCGGAGCCGATCTCGTTCTCCTGGGGCGGACAGGCCCGGCGCTCTATCGCGAGATCGCGCGCCTCACGGGTGCGCGTGTCCTGCGTGCACGCTTCGGTCGCTGGTTGGTCCAGGGTGGGGTCGACCAGGTATTCGACTGTGTGGGTTCCAGTCGGTCCGTCCACGACGCGCTCACGCTCACGCGGGCTGGCGGGCGCGTGGTCCTCGTCGGTCTGGCCAGCGACCCACGCAACGTGGACTGGACGCCGATCTGGCTGCGCGAGGTCGAGATCCGTGGGTCGATGGCCTATGCGGAGGAAGAACTGGACGGCATCCGTGCCTCGAGCATCGCCCATGGAGTGCGGCTGATGGCCGAGCGTCGCGTCGAGTTGGGCTGGCTCGTCACCCATCGCTTCGCACTCGCCGAGTACCAGGAAGCGCTGGCGACGGTGACTGGCAAAGGGGCGAACGGCGTCATCAAGGCCGTCTTCGCCTTTTCCGGCGGCAACCGAGTCTGA
- a CDS encoding N-acyl-D-amino-acid deacylase family protein encodes MEIDLLIRNGRVVDGTGNPWFQADVAVRGDRIVAVAPPGRIEPRNAREVVDASGCVVSPGFIDIQSHSIYPLMRDGRSLSKIAQGVTTEIMGEGWTPAPFGGRISEPIPSAYFARRLPEWEERARQWRRFRDWLEAMVERGVSPNIGSFLAGGTLREYVKGYDMSPASPDEIAAMRRLVAEAMEDGAFGVAYALIYPPDAYASTDEIVEICREVARWGGLYITHIRSEGERLFEALEEAIQIGQQAGIPVEIYHLKASGRRNWWKFPSVLERIERARRDGIDVTADVYPYTAAGTGLASVLPPWVAAGGRFYENLRDPAMRERIRREVTNPSGDWEALGTEAGPEGIMPVGLHHPSLLRFVGKRLSEIAAERGQDWIDAAIDLLSIEGRNIFTIYFVMDETNVRAALRQPWIKVATDAGGLDPAWARAEGPVHPRAYGTYPRVLARFVRELRDLTLEEAIRKMTSAVADRLGIRDRGQVRPGFFADLVVFDPESVADRATFEDPHQLATGIRSVWVNGVCVLRDGIHTGAMPGRIVSGPARA; translated from the coding sequence ATGGAGATCGATCTCCTCATCCGCAACGGGCGCGTGGTGGACGGGACCGGGAATCCCTGGTTTCAGGCCGACGTCGCCGTCCGCGGCGACCGGATCGTCGCCGTCGCGCCACCCGGTCGGATCGAGCCGAGGAACGCGCGCGAAGTGGTCGATGCGAGCGGGTGCGTCGTCTCTCCTGGTTTCATCGACATCCAGAGCCACTCGATCTACCCGCTCATGCGCGATGGTCGCTCGCTCTCCAAGATCGCGCAGGGAGTCACGACCGAGATCATGGGTGAGGGGTGGACACCAGCCCCGTTCGGAGGCCGCATCAGCGAACCGATCCCCAGCGCCTACTTCGCTCGTCGCTTACCCGAATGGGAAGAGCGCGCGCGGCAGTGGCGGCGCTTCCGCGATTGGCTCGAAGCGATGGTCGAGCGTGGGGTCTCACCGAACATCGGTTCCTTCCTGGCTGGTGGAACGCTCCGCGAGTACGTCAAGGGCTACGACATGTCACCGGCGAGCCCGGACGAGATCGCCGCCATGCGGCGTCTCGTCGCCGAAGCGATGGAAGATGGAGCCTTCGGGGTCGCCTACGCGCTGATCTATCCTCCCGACGCGTATGCCTCCACCGACGAGATCGTGGAAATCTGCCGGGAAGTGGCGCGCTGGGGCGGCCTCTACATCACGCACATCCGTTCCGAGGGTGAGCGACTCTTCGAGGCGCTCGAGGAAGCGATCCAGATCGGCCAGCAGGCTGGCATCCCGGTCGAGATCTACCACCTCAAGGCATCGGGACGCCGCAACTGGTGGAAGTTTCCCAGCGTGCTGGAACGGATCGAGCGCGCTCGACGCGACGGAATCGACGTCACCGCCGACGTCTACCCCTACACCGCAGCGGGAACCGGTCTTGCCTCCGTCTTGCCACCCTGGGTGGCAGCCGGCGGACGCTTCTACGAGAACCTGCGCGACCCCGCCATGCGCGAGCGGATTCGGCGAGAGGTCACCAACCCGTCCGGCGACTGGGAAGCGCTCGGCACCGAGGCCGGCCCGGAGGGGATCATGCCGGTCGGTCTGCACCATCCCAGCCTGCTGCGCTTCGTCGGTAAGCGGCTCTCCGAAATCGCAGCGGAGCGCGGGCAGGACTGGATCGATGCCGCGATCGATCTCCTTTCGATCGAAGGACGGAATATCTTCACGATCTACTTCGTGATGGACGAGACGAACGTGCGGGCAGCGCTCCGGCAGCCTTGGATCAAGGTCGCGACCGATGCCGGTGGACTCGATCCGGCCTGGGCGCGTGCCGAGGGTCCCGTGCATCCGCGCGCCTACGGCACCTACCCCCGCGTCCTGGCCCGCTTCGTGCGGGAACTGCGCGACCTGACACTGGAAGAGGCGATCCGCAAGATGACCTCGGCAGTGGCAGACCGGCTGGGAATCCGCGACCGCGGACAGGTGCGCCCCGGCTTCTTCGCCGACCTCGTCGTTTTCGATCCCGAGTCGGTCGCCGATCGAGCCACGTTCGAGGATCCGCACCAGCTTGCAACCGGAATCCGCTCCGTTTGGGTCAACGGCGTCTGCGTGCTCCGCGACGGTATCCACACCGGAGCCATGCCAGGCCGCATCGTCTCCGGCCCGGCCCGTGCGTAA
- a CDS encoding ribonuclease activity regulator RraA: MVVNSAIPDIERPPRELLDALQADVSSAAATGALYRLGIRDSHLRGLVSFNPGIKVVGPALTLQFMPKREDVYTLEEYGDVERQLHRHVLYKAQPGDVVVVDARGHLGSGVFGEMMLTYFKAKGGVGVVVDGCIRDFPRVKQLGLGLWLRGVTPNFHTQTDLFPFAVNVPIACGERLIFPGDIIIADDDGAVVVPRKLAEAVLADAHEHAEWEEFARERLAAGGDLRKYYPLSEEARREYEQWREHRSS; encoded by the coding sequence ATGGTCGTCAACTCCGCTATTCCCGACATCGAGCGACCGCCGCGCGAGCTACTCGACGCGCTCCAGGCCGACGTCAGTAGCGCAGCGGCGACTGGTGCGCTGTATCGGCTCGGTATCCGCGATTCCCACCTGCGCGGGCTGGTGAGCTTCAACCCTGGTATCAAAGTTGTCGGCCCGGCACTCACCTTGCAGTTCATGCCGAAGCGCGAGGACGTCTATACGCTCGAGGAGTATGGGGACGTCGAGCGGCAGCTGCATCGCCATGTCCTCTACAAAGCCCAGCCAGGCGATGTCGTCGTGGTCGACGCGCGTGGTCACCTGGGGTCGGGTGTATTCGGTGAGATGATGCTGACGTACTTCAAAGCCAAAGGCGGCGTCGGCGTCGTCGTCGACGGCTGTATCCGCGACTTTCCCCGCGTCAAACAGCTCGGCCTCGGACTCTGGCTACGCGGCGTCACCCCGAACTTCCACACTCAAACCGATCTCTTTCCTTTCGCAGTCAATGTCCCCATCGCCTGCGGTGAGCGACTGATCTTTCCGGGTGACATCATCATCGCCGATGACGACGGCGCGGTGGTCGTACCGCGCAAGCTCGCCGAAGCCGTCCTGGCCGATGCCCATGAGCACGCCGAGTGGGAGGAGTTCGCCCGGGAACGCCTCGCTGCTGGCGGGGACCTGCGGAAGTACTATCCGCTTTCCGAGGAAGCACGCCGCGAGTACGAGCAGTGGCGTGAGCACCGCTCTTCCTGA
- a CDS encoding mandelate racemase/muconate lactonizing enzyme family protein: MRIVDFRCAVIAGSPVVRIVTDEGIDGYGQVESTKPYVKPQLLLFRDHLLGEDPTDVERVMRKIRRLGSFKPWGSAVSAIEMALWDITGKAYGIPVYKLLGGKVRDRVRVYNGGVRQPLRGYAPEDFVEHVAFMKRARECFSIVKVALGYHGPMLNAIPGARYGEPVSGAAPYLNRGPLTERGLRHLVACVEAMKAELGDEIGLALDCGPGWTVPDAIRFARAIEHLNVLWLEDLITGDYTPYVLADLYREVTTQTTVPIHTGEQIYLRQNFVELIERHAVRVIGPDPADVGGLAELKWIAEYADLHGLLIAPHGIFNGLIGLAALVHVCATLPDNFIAFEYPVAKPDWWYNIVVGLPDPIVVDGCITVWDRPGLGVHFDTEKASRYLAEEDQGFFD, encoded by the coding sequence GTGCGGATTGTTGATTTCCGCTGTGCAGTCATCGCGGGAAGCCCGGTCGTCCGGATCGTGACAGACGAGGGGATCGACGGCTACGGCCAGGTCGAGTCGACGAAGCCGTATGTAAAACCCCAGCTTCTGCTCTTTCGCGACCACCTTCTCGGCGAGGATCCCACCGATGTCGAGCGAGTCATGCGGAAGATCAGGCGCCTGGGCTCATTCAAGCCGTGGGGAAGCGCCGTCAGCGCGATCGAGATGGCTCTCTGGGACATTACCGGCAAAGCCTACGGGATCCCCGTCTACAAGCTCCTCGGTGGCAAGGTCCGCGATCGCGTCCGTGTCTACAACGGCGGGGTACGCCAGCCACTGCGCGGATACGCTCCCGAGGACTTCGTCGAGCATGTCGCGTTCATGAAGCGTGCCCGCGAGTGCTTCAGTATCGTCAAAGTGGCACTGGGCTACCACGGGCCGATGCTGAACGCGATCCCCGGCGCCCGATATGGCGAGCCGGTGAGCGGTGCCGCTCCCTACCTCAACCGAGGGCCTCTCACCGAACGCGGCCTGCGTCATCTCGTAGCCTGCGTCGAAGCGATGAAGGCGGAACTCGGCGACGAGATCGGGCTCGCACTCGACTGCGGCCCCGGTTGGACCGTTCCGGACGCGATCCGCTTTGCGCGAGCTATCGAGCACTTGAACGTCCTTTGGCTCGAAGACTTGATCACCGGTGACTATACGCCGTACGTCCTTGCTGACCTCTACCGCGAGGTGACAACCCAGACGACCGTGCCGATCCATACCGGTGAGCAGATCTATCTCCGGCAGAACTTCGTCGAGCTCATCGAGCGGCATGCGGTCCGCGTGATCGGCCCGGACCCAGCGGATGTCGGCGGCCTGGCGGAACTCAAGTGGATCGCCGAATATGCCGACCTTCACGGTCTCCTCATCGCACCACACGGGATCTTCAATGGACTTATTGGTCTTGCTGCGCTGGTTCACGTCTGCGCGACCTTGCCGGATAACTTCATCGCCTTCGAGTATCCGGTCGCCAAGCCGGACTGGTGGTATAACATCGTTGTCGGCTTGCCTGATCCGATCGTCGTCGATGGCTGCATCACAGTCTGGGATCGGCCAGGTCTCGGTGTGCACTTCGATACCGAGAAGGCGAGCCGGTATCTCGCTGAGGAAGACCAAGGCTTCTTCGATTGA
- a CDS encoding SMP-30/gluconolactonase/LRE family protein translates to MSELELVADYSCVVGEGPLWHPIEQCVYWIDIADGRLFRYEPATGTHALVYGPGEPIGGFTIQEDGALLLFMARGAIRLWRQGVVETLIDELPAERHTRFNDVVADPLGGVFCGTMATPDRPGRLYRIDPDGSLRVILNRVGIPNGMDFSPDLRTFYFTDSTDRTIYAFDYDGMTGSVSNQRALIVIPEGEGVPDGLTVDTKGCLWSARWDGGAVYRYSPTGELLSRFSLPARKVSSVTFGGAGYSDLYITTAGGDRKETEGWGAGGLFRLRAPVLGRAPFLSRITTVQL, encoded by the coding sequence GTGAGCGAGCTAGAGCTGGTCGCAGACTACTCCTGCGTGGTCGGGGAAGGTCCGCTCTGGCACCCGATCGAGCAGTGTGTGTACTGGATCGATATCGCCGATGGCCGACTCTTCCGTTACGAGCCAGCGACGGGAACACATGCACTCGTCTACGGGCCAGGGGAGCCGATCGGCGGCTTCACTATCCAAGAAGATGGAGCGCTGCTCCTGTTCATGGCGCGCGGCGCGATCCGCCTCTGGCGTCAAGGAGTGGTCGAAACCCTCATCGACGAGCTGCCAGCGGAGCGGCACACGCGGTTCAACGACGTCGTGGCCGATCCCTTGGGAGGTGTCTTCTGTGGTACCATGGCGACACCGGATCGCCCTGGGCGACTCTACCGGATCGATCCGGATGGATCTCTCCGGGTCATCCTCAATCGGGTGGGTATCCCGAACGGGATGGATTTCTCTCCTGACCTTCGCACGTTCTACTTTACCGACTCGACCGATCGCACGATCTATGCTTTCGATTACGACGGTATGACCGGCAGCGTGTCGAACCAGCGAGCGCTCATCGTCATTCCTGAAGGAGAAGGAGTCCCTGACGGTCTCACCGTGGATACCAAAGGGTGTCTCTGGTCAGCGCGCTGGGATGGTGGCGCAGTGTACCGCTATTCTCCGACCGGCGAGCTGCTCAGCCGCTTCTCGCTCCCCGCACGCAAGGTTTCGAGCGTGACGTTCGGGGGAGCGGGATACTCCGATCTGTACATCACGACGGCAGGAGGGGATCGCAAGGAGACAGAGGGATGGGGTGCCGGAGGACTCTTCCGGTTGCGCGCGCCTGTTTTGGGTCGTGCCCCATTTCTGAGTCGGATCACCACAGTACAGTTGTGA
- a CDS encoding NAD-dependent epimerase/dehydratase family protein produces MQPRRVLITGAGGRIGRALVGSLRDRYQLRLHFHRVVPAELTTFEHVVADIAQYDEVESMMRGIDAVVHLAADPRVTAPWESVLPNNIIGTYNVFEAARRSGVRKIVFASTNHVMGMYDRDRMWPVYSWLPPRPDSLYGVSKAFGELLGRYYSDRFGMSVICLRIGWFLPEPSDEIARWMWLSPRDCAQIVERALETDLLYGVFYAISGNSSRHWDITDTMEKLGYRPEDDAERYFIE; encoded by the coding sequence ATGCAGCCCCGGCGCGTTCTCATCACTGGAGCCGGGGGTCGCATTGGCCGAGCCTTGGTTGGCTCTCTTCGCGACCGCTATCAGCTGCGGTTGCACTTTCACCGCGTGGTGCCCGCCGAACTCACTACCTTCGAGCATGTCGTCGCCGACATCGCGCAGTACGACGAGGTTGAGTCGATGATGCGTGGGATCGACGCTGTGGTGCACTTGGCGGCTGATCCGCGGGTCACCGCTCCTTGGGAAAGTGTGCTGCCCAACAACATCATCGGAACCTATAACGTCTTCGAGGCAGCACGCCGCAGTGGGGTTCGAAAGATCGTCTTCGCGTCGACGAACCATGTGATGGGCATGTACGACCGTGACCGCATGTGGCCTGTGTACTCCTGGCTGCCGCCTCGTCCGGACTCGCTCTACGGCGTATCGAAAGCGTTCGGCGAGCTGCTCGGGCGCTACTACAGCGATCGCTTCGGAATGTCAGTGATTTGCCTGCGCATTGGCTGGTTCCTTCCGGAACCGAGCGATGAGATCGCGCGCTGGATGTGGCTCAGCCCGCGCGATTGTGCGCAGATCGTTGAGCGGGCGCTCGAGACAGACCTCCTCTACGGAGTGTTCTACGCCATTTCTGGCAATAGCAGCCGGCACTGGGATATTACGGATACGATGGAGAAGCTCGGCTATCGTCCCGAGGACGATGCCGAGCGCTACTTCATCGAGTGA